The Vanessa atalanta chromosome 2, ilVanAtal1.2, whole genome shotgun sequence genome has a segment encoding these proteins:
- the LOC125071530 gene encoding PHD finger protein 20 isoform X1, producing MAVKKCCVENCNSSSTRREDIGVTYHKFPKDKILREKWVLVTHYMHTNTAHSTYVCSRHFCKSDFQIYQDSRYVLKSDAVPSIFSWTMTDVKTDKNMETPSPTKDVGEKLNLSSSSKESEGENVEAIKKYIEDQEKEIKDREGQKDFDKALEKIEAAQNDDIINQMEVIEQGDPIVIATSVMDMILSESEAKIANNKDIKTLTKHSLSPKEKVLSGNSSMALSVGSKVEVKDFGDIWYAAEIVEVDYDEMEVLVHYNTVSTKHDEWINVSSPRLRPMTTNTSPTPSISSAVQEPIPADVSETFKDEAKQEDKTKIEFVVGERCLARWRDNRRFIATISNDLGNGHYEVIFDDGFQWKCSTSRLYKLKSSSGRAGSSECLTVDTSVSSTASTPSPTLAGAGPTVASSPSAHTTFPIFHTHLFDPTRDYLGSKSERREMKRKLNIKEIFNIGQKKQRKKTKIPEEKVDTKIVSEKKPKVLKSTIKPKPVEDLKLDVKMDIPDAVASIIGTVAKEDVSEPIITDQKTETVTTQSPETKPEEVKEEQEIKVNKEEPVDIGTVGSNSDLVVPSDLGLDSNEYVEPVIDEEVKLEKFEKPDDSKQEVIEKMKVVINKLEDGLHQMEKVDSPKPVVKLEPVIEMKPVSEVDTKVDMDKEKSKKLSKIKKNKKLRLLQEKKVKKQVEKVKSELEEMKRQVEEMRKQMLLKTEELATPTRPLEMPESFLLPGEWCCKWINGQPAGTVSEIEAEVKDATKVPLPRRSVQVEDKRLPPGWTKHMVRRSLGQSAGKWDVVLVGPDNRRFHTKTDMRAFLEHTSDESLKPYEFALLDFGVHLKLSRRMGWVSNTDEGLMPPTGVNSLSPLLKRKKISHKRKEEKKERKRKKQKIFPDDAPSTSSQALLDLSEAATDVSFENPPLEDGYVYVGSLKVQIIENLLRCPAENCFKNFRNNTLLQMHIKHYHRELRKMLGATPKVLDLARERTKPTDIEIPKPRHEPESKIIKVKLPRLPKRIEEAKVEIKPKKEETPAELHIDIPVAAPSKTNSPVPRSQDSPKLRQALANKPVKRPKVLLPVRRPDPEPAIEKEIEVPNLDYDEAVIDTAFERPVECLDFESEISTHTVTKPFDDNIRKKLDNKRKCFSTISRRPMSEEDEWYGGNSDMETRSSFPGSGTPDSKTMDKTITQQAVSSESNNEDQKETNMYMYTESGERIKIEHMKREEIINCHCGFREEDGLMVQCELCLCWQHALCHNIQKESEVPEKYTCSICLNPRRGRRSKRFLHDQDRLYEGLLPGAKPCESLRRSHELSGNLLRIQDALHALRVKYYVATKKDHPKLYLWAKDWENTEVTFTQERLNSDYSDLNIMLNNIGKENLPVKPEEVKDGHLDMRTPIIEDPDQDRFIQNTSNSLLNLTTTLSSPSGGPSLDLPITTSELERLAKSVQEQEVPRNVIVPQPEAAIENSACRERLLRHVQRCQALIDARLDSFEAQVAELESQDPSFEDDETADYFPRTKQTIQMLMRDLDTMEELGIIT from the exons aTGGCTGTTAAAAAATGTTGTGTAGAAAACTGTAATTCTTCCTCAACGAGAAGAGAAGATATTGGTGTAACATATCACAAGTTCCCAAAAGATAAGATATTGCGTGAAAAATGGGTATTAGTTACACACTATATGCACACAAACACAGCTCACTCTACTTATGTGTGCTCACGACACTTTTGTAAAAgtgattttcaaatttatcaGGACTCGAGATATGTTCTTAAGTCAG ATGCCGTTCCGTCAATATTTTCTTGGACCATGACAGATgttaaaacagacaaaaacatGGAAACACCAAGCCCCACCAAAGATGTTGGTGAAAAGTTAAACTTATCATCTAGCAGCAAAGAATCTGAAGGTGAAAATGTGGaggctataaaaaaatatatagaagatCAAGAAAAAGAAATTAAGGACAGAGAAGGTCAGAAAGACTTTGACAAAGCTCTAGAGAAGATAGAAGCAGCACAAAATGATGATATAATCAATCAAATGGAAGTGATAGAGCAAGGAGATCCTATTGTTATAGCTACTAGTGTTATGGATATGATTTTAAGTGAATCCGAAGCAAAAATTGCGAACAATAAAGACATTAAAACTCTTACAAAACATAGCTTAAGTCCTAAAGAGAAAG TTCTTTCAGGTAATAGTAGTATGGCCTTATCAGTGGGCTCGAAGGTTGAGGTGAAGGATTTTGGTGATATCTGGTATGCCGCTGAGATAGTCGAAGTTGATTATGATGAAATGGAAGTATTAGTGCACTATAATACTGTATCGACGAA GCACGATGAATGGATAAATGTCAGTAGTCCCAGACTAAGGCCAATGACTACCAATACTTCACCCACTCCCTCAATATCGTCAGCGGTCCAAGAGCCAATACCTGCAGATGTTTCAGAAACTTTTAAGGACGAAGCAAAGCAAGaagacaaaacaaaaattgaatttgTAGTGGGAGAAAGATGTTTGGCACGTTGGAGAGATAATCGAAGATTTATCGCTACAATCTCTAATGATTTGGGAAAtg gCCATTACGAGGTTATTTTTGATGACGGTTTTCAATGGAAGTGCAGTACATCAAGGTTGTATAAATTGAAGTCTTCATCAGGAAGAGCAGGAAGTTCTGAGTGTCTTACTGTTGACACGTCTGTGTCCTCAACAGCTTCAACTCCATCTCCAACTCTAGCTGGTGCTGGACCCACCGTTGCATCTTCTCCAAGCGCTCACACAACATTTCCTATTTTCCATACCCACCTGTTTGATCCCACCCGTGATTATTTAGGTTCAAAAAGTGAACGACGCGAAATgaaaaggaaattaaatattaaagaaattttcaatattGGTCAGAAGAAACaaaggaaaaaaacaaaaatacctgAAGAGAAAGTTGATACTAAGATCGTAAGTGAAAAGAAACctaaagttttaaaaagtacaattaaacCTAAACCTGTAGAAGATCTTAAACTTGACGTCAAGATGGATATACCAG ATGCAGTAGCTTCCATCATAGGGACTGTTGCTAAGGAAGATGTTAGTGAACCAATAATCACTGATCAGAAAACTGAGACTGTTACAACACAATCGCCTGAAACGAAACCTGAAGAAGTGAAGGAAGAGCAggaaattaaagttaataaagaGGAACCAGTTGATATTGGTACAGTAGGTAGTAACTCAGATCTTGTAGTACCTAGCGATTTAGGATTGGATTCTAATGAATATGTTGAACCG gTCATAGATGAAGAAGTAAAATTGGAAAAATTCGAAAAACCAGATGACAGTAAGCAAGAGGTTATCGAGAAAATGAAAGTCGTTATAAACAAACTAGAAGATGGTTTGCATCAAATGGAAAAGGTCGATTCGCCCAAACCAGTAGTAAAATTAGAACCGGTCATAGAAATGAAGCCCGTAAGCGAAGTTGATACAAAAGTGGATATGGACAAAGAGAAGTCTAAGAAACTatctaaaataaagaaaaataagaaattgaGATTGCTACAGGAGAAGAAGGTAAAGAAGCAGGTAGAGAAGGTGAAAAGCGAACTGGAAGAGATGAAACGGCAAGTCGAGGAAATGAGGAAACAAATGTTGTTGAAGACTGAGGAATTAGCAACACCGACCAGGCCCCTTGAAATGCCGGAAAGCTTCTTGTTACCGGGCGAATGGTGTTGTAAGTGGATAAATGGTCAGCCAGCTGGTACCGTCAGTGAAATTGAAGCCGAGGTTAAGGATGCCACCAAAGTGCCGTTACCACGTAGGAGTGTGCAG GTTGAAGATAAAAGATTACCTCCAGGCTGGACGAAGCACATGGTGCGACGAAGTCTGGGACAATCGGCTGGCAAATGGGATGTGGTTTTAGTTgg acCTGATAATCGACGATTCCACACTAAAACAGACATGCGGGCCTTTTTAGAACACACATCGGACGAATCACTGAAACCATACGAATTTGCATTGTTAGATTTCGGTGTACATCTCAAGTTGTCCAGACGTATGGGGTGGGTCAGTAACACAGACGAAGGGCTGATGCCACCGACTGGTGTTAATTCGTTGTCACCGTTGCTCAAGAGAAAAAAGATAAGCCATAAGAGAAAGGAGGAAAAGAAAGAGAGGAAGCGGAAAAAGCAAAag ATTTTTCCGGATGATGCACCCAGTACCAGTAGTCAAGCATTACTGGATTTATCAGAAGCAGCAACGGACGTTTCTTTCGAAAATCCCCCTCTAGAAGATGGTTATG TATACGTTGGATCGTTAAAAGTCCAGATTATAGAAAACTTGCTACGCTGCCCGGCCGAAAATTGTTTCAAGAACTTCAGAAATAATACGCTATTGCAAATGCATATAAAGCATTATCACAGGGAACTGAGGAAAATGTTGGGTGCAACACCCAAAGTTCTAGATTTAGCTAGAGAAAGGACAAAACCAACTGATATAGAAATACCTAAACCACGACACGAACCAGAATCAAAGATCATCAAAGTCAAATTACCGAGACTACCAAAGCGCATTGAAGAGGCAAAAGTAGAAATCAAACCTAAAAAAGAGGAGACGCCGGCTGAACTTCATATAGATATACCCGTAGCAGCTCCGAGTAAAACAAATTCACCAGTACCAAGATCTCAGGATTCACCGAAGCTCCGTCAGGCACTGGCAAATAAACCAGTGAAAAGACCGAAAGTGTTGCTTCCTGTTCGGAGACCAGATCCTGAACCGGCTATAGAAAAGGAAATTGAAGTACCAAATCTGGATTACGATGAAGCTGTTATTGATACTGCATTTGAAAGGCCAGTGGAATGTTTGGATTTCGAATCGGAAATATCTACACATACAGTTACGAAGCCGTTTGATGATAATATACGAAAGAAGTTGGACAACAAACGCAAATGTTTTTCAACAATATCTAGAAGACCGATGAGCGAAGAAGACGAGTGGTACGGGGGCAATTCTGATATGGAGACCAGGTCGAGCTTTCCGGGTTCCGGGACGCCGGATTCCAAAACCATGGACAAAACAATAACTCAGCAAGCGGTATCGTCAGAGTCAAACAATGAAGATCAGAAAGAAACCAATATGTACATGTACACGGAAA gtGGTGAAAGAATAAAGATTGAGCATATGAAACgcgaagaaataattaattgtcaCTGCGGCTTCCGTGAAGAGGACGGCCTGATGGTGCAGTGCGAGCTGTGTCTCTGCTGGCAACATGCGCTCTGCCACAACATACAGAAGGAATCCGAG GTCCCTGAAAAGTATACATGTAGTATTTGCCTTAACCCAAGGCGCGGTCGGCGTTCCAAAAGATTCCTCCACGACCAGGATCGCCTATACGAAGGACTGCTCCCAGGGGCAAAGCCCTGCGAATCTCTTCGTCGATCACACGAGCTATCTGGAAACTTATTGCGGATCCAGGATGCCTTGCATGCTCTAAGAGTCAAGTACTATGTTGCTAC taaaaaagATCATCCTAAGCTATATCTGTGGGCTAAAGATTGGGAGAATACCGAAGTGACTTTCACTCAAGAGAGACTTAACTCGGACTACTCAGACCTCAACatcatgttaaataatataggcAAGGAGAACTTACCAGTGAAACCGGAAGAAGTTAAAGATGGACATTTGGACATGAGGACGCCGATTATCGAAGACCCTGATCAAGATAGATTTATTCAGAATACATCAAATTCATTGCTGAATTTGACGACGACTTTATCTAGTCCGAGCGGTGGACCTTCTCTGGATTTGCCGATAACTACATCGGAATTAGAAAGACTGGCAAAATCTGTCCaag AACAAGAAGTGCCAAGAAACGTAATAGTACCCCAGCCAGAAGCTGCGATAGAAAACAGTGCGTGTCGTGAACGGTTACTGCGTCACGTGCAGCGCTGCCAGGCGCTGATTGATGCGAGACTCGACTCCTTTGAAGCGCAGGTTGCTG AGCTGGAGTCCCAAGATCCATCATTTGAAGACGATGAAACAGCTGATTACTTCCCTCGAACTAAACAGACCATACAAATGCTTATGCGTGACCTCGACACAATGGAAGAACTTGGTATTATTACTTAA